Proteins encoded in a region of the Hyphomicrobiales bacterium genome:
- a CDS encoding sarcosine oxidase subunit delta: MHRINCPWCGLRDEAEFQYQGDATVVRPEPDASEEEFFRYAYIRDNPKGWHTEWWHHTGGCRQWVKVVRNTLTHEIHATGGPHDDLPLPEGDK, translated from the coding sequence ATGCATAGAATTAATTGCCCCTGGTGTGGGCTACGCGATGAAGCAGAATTTCAATATCAAGGCGACGCGACTGTTGTGCGCCCTGAGCCGGATGCGAGTGAAGAAGAGTTCTTCCGTTATGCCTATATCCGAGATAATCCGAAGGGCTGGCACACTGAGTGGTGGCATCACACTGGTGGGTGCCGTCAGTGGGTGAAAGTTGTACGCAACACGCTCACCCATGAGATACACGCAACAGGTGGTCCGCACGATGACCTTCCTCTGCCAGAGGGAGACAAATAA